The window aaatagtagtaCAGAGAACTGACAGTGACAAAGTACGCTCATATATTCTAGAAAAGGGCAGGGACAAGCAATAACAATATGAAAATTGGTGAGCAAGAACCACATATCAAGCTTAATACAAAATTATAGAAAATGGGATTGTCAATTTGAGCCTTGACAAGTAGAAAAAGAAGTACTAATGGTCCACAGCACGGTGTCTGTTAGACAGGTTAGTCCTAGATGGAAGCAACTTTATTTTGGTTAAAGTAAGAAAAGACATGTCACCGAGTGGATAATTaattaagcaaacaaaaaatagaatAACTATTTTCATTGGCATCACTAGTAAATTCTCATTACAATTGTGAACAGCATCAGAATACTAAGCTGATAAAATACTTGATTTGGGACCATAATTGTCTCAATGACTATTTGAGTTGGGGCTGTATTTGTCTCAATGGCTAGTCCTGTGAGTAAGTTACAGTTTGCTAGTGATCTTGTTTCCCTATCCATTTAATTCTTTGTAATTTACAAacttaggcctgatcctgcacagagAACCCTGGTGGGGGACTTGTACACCCATGTGGACTAacttgcaggatcgggcccttaacACATACCAACTCAAACAAcatttttctctgaaatatttttactaaCTAGACTTATGAGTGAAACTAATCTCTATCTTTCTGTGTCTTTGAGCACTCTGTAAAACCACAAAACTTGTCAGGGGGTTTCATGCGTAGTAGTgcccaaaactttaaaaaaaaaaataaaccaacctAGATTTCAGGTTGGTGTCCTTCTTTTAAATAAACTTGCTTGTCAGACTAAACCATACAGCAATCCAGTGTCATTCATAAACAACAATATTGGTTTTTGATAGAAATTGGAGTCAGACTCTAAGGAAAATGACTTACGTGCTAAGGAGAAATTGCAATATAGGAGACATGAGAGACGCTCGATTCCTCTGAAAGTGGCTATGAAGTTTCCAACTCGAAGGTCTAAAAGGGGGAAGAGTGAAATAGCATCACCCCCTGAAATACAACCATCTGCTTTGGATTCTGACTCTGAAGAAAAGGGCCCCAAATTCTTAGAGAAAAGAGCTTTAAAcataaaggaaaacaaagcaaTGGTAGGTATGCAGGAAAGTTCATCAATTCGTTTTTCTCCTTGACTTCTAATCTCCATGCAGTTCTTTTCTCTTATATAAgttaacattaatgggagttatgtgAATGCATTAACAGAAATTTAGAGCCCTGATACTGCACATTCACTGGCATATGAAAATGGACATACTGAAATAGGTTCTTCAGCAGACATCTGGGTATTCTAACGCCTTATTCCGTGTTTAGGCTGGCAGCCTATTAAGCCTAAGCATCATTTTCAACCCACTTTCAGGCACCAGGATATAAAAATAAGACATCAAAGAATATGACTGCATTTCCTATAAGGCAGTTGTACTTCTAGGCAATTGCCCTAATCTAATAATAGCACATAAACTCTTTTTTAAGAccgtatttttttctttttttcccctagctTGCAAAACTAATGGCTGAATTAAAAAATGTCCCTGGTATTTTCACTGGCAGAAGATCATTGTCAACTACCAGCCCAGTAAGTAGaaatttaatttctctttgtCTTATACTTCAATCATCTGAATGTATCTACttttgacttaaaaaaacaaaaaccctttcaAATAAAGACCTTAATAGACCAAGTAAATCAAAGTCCAGTTGTTCAGAATTTTATTACTTGTTAAAACAATCATCCCAGTTGTGCAATTCCCTTTTGATTTGCCGTTCTATAAAAACTGAACAACATATCCAGTCATAGGCACCTGGAAGTGTCCATATCAAAGGCAAATTAAagccataaaacaaaacaaaacccttttctAAATGCTTATTTACACAAGTGGAGAAAGGGGGGGATAGGGGTTTAAGCTTCAAAGGTCAGGTCTGAATGTCATCAACAGTTTGAAGGTGCTTGGATCCAGAttctggtttgggcccatctATATGTTTCACAGCTGCAATATCAATCTACTTAAGGAAGCAGCATGTCCCAGTGAATGGGTCAGAGGATGGGGAGTCAGGAGTACCTGGATTCTACTCCTGGCGTTACCAATGACTTGCTTGTATGACCGTGGGCATATACTTTTcctttgctgtgcctcagttccccatctgtaaaatgggaataaagataATATGCCCTTCTAAATAAAACATGTTGAAAAGTACTATTAAAGTGCTATTTATTTGATTGATTATTAAGGTACTTGGAATCCTACTGAAAATATATGCTTTTCCATAAAACAGACAAACCTATCTAAGCTCGTTGCGACTCTCTTATGTTTACACAAGTGAATTGCTGCCTTCTACCTTATATAGGCACTGACTGCTGCTTGGGGCTTTGTATGTTTCTACAGTTTGTTGAATGGCAAAGATGAATTTACCTGCAATGTTGTAATTGTGCTCCATTTTCCGTACTAGAAACAAagttactttgtttttatttgcctttgagggcaaagggctttgtttttACTCATTTTTTCTTCCAGCGACCAAAACGGGCTCCAAGAAGCTCGTTTCCCCAAAATGCTTTAAGGAGGAACCCAGACCGAATTTCTCGACCTCACACAAGATCTAGGTCCCTGATTGATGGGCCAACTACTCCTTTACaagaggaggaagatgatgaCAGGTACAGCTTAGTGAGGAGAAGAAAGCTATCTGATGAATACTCAGAGGTATGTTTAATGTGTTTGTCTTTTACAGTAGAACATTAATTggggaaactttaaaaatataattccgTACTGGTTATTCAAATAAGTGCAGCTTAAGCCTGGTTGTTGGTCTCTTTGGCGGAGCTAGAAGCTCATGCAGAGCTAGCTGGTGTTCCAATCCACACTGAGGCTAATGGGAGGCGTGGGAAAAAATGGAGTGTATTGCacaattactttttattttatttttattatcaaaaTGGAGGAATTGTCACTTTCTCCACTACAGTAggagctaaaaaaaaaatcaaatagcatTTGATTTTTGTTCTGTTACTTTTCTAGCACTAAAGCTGGAGACCtggattgagattttcaaagcatccCATTAACTCAATACTCGTCTGCTAACTCTAGTGGAAGATACACATCTAAATCCCTTAGACTTCTTTTAAATTCTCTGCCCTTGTTTGTGTGGGGTTTCTGCTGGCAGTAATGTTATGTCCACAAAATAAAACTTAGATTTTGATTCTTCCACACCCTCCAGCAAGAGATTCGAACTCCCAGGAGAAGTCGGCCTGGTGCTATGGCTCTTCCTCACATAGTGCGTCCAGTGGAAGAAATAACAGAGGAAGAGTTGGATAATATTTGTGAAACTGCCCGAGATAAAGTATATAACCAAGTGATGGTAAGTGTATTGCAAATCAGAGAAATGCAGATTGTGTATGTTAAGCTATCTTTCTCTTTTGGGTTCCCCTTAAGAATGTCAAGTCTTGGAAGAAGTACTAATGCAAATACCAAAACCATTTGCAAGGGATGGGTTGTTTGTTAAATGTGCTGTCTTGTTAACTAAACTACCTCTCTTGGCTTTCTTGTCTCCTGAACACCTGTTTGTTGTTGTAGGGATCAACTTGTCATCAGTGTCGCCAAAAAACTATAGACACAAAGACAAACTGTCGTAACCCAGACTGTGTAGGTGTGCGAGGTCAGTTCTGTGGCCCTTGTCTTCGCAATCGGTATGGGGAAGATGTCAGGACTGCATTGCTGGATCCAGTAAGATAATTTAATGTGGGCACAGGGTTTATCATGCTTAATATAGCGGGAGCCGAGTTCATGGAGCGATGGATTGTAGTTAACGCTGAAGATAGGATGTTGGTGAGCGAGCTGTGTTTTAATGCCTTTTAATACTGTAGTACATGCACACTTTTATCTTTAACTATGTGAGAGCATCATGGGTGGGGGTTCACAGTGGAGACTAGAACTTTTATGCGTCCTGTTGCCTTGTATAATTCACAATTTTGAGTTAGTGTCCAGGTtctctatacaatgcatggggagaatgggattcacaaataCCAGCATGCTAAGTGGGGAGCCACTCATCCAGagtgtgggagacccaagttcaaatccccatTCTGTCtgatggagcagggacttgaacttgggtctctctcctcccacgtgagtgccctaatcactgggctattgaGTATTCTGGGTGGGTCCCTCTTATTTTCTCCTCTTGGATCTGTTTCACCATGTGTAAATAATTAAAtggtcattgggccagagacagACTGATTGTAGAGCCCAGTGGTTACAGTGCTGACCTGGGAGCTGGAAGAGTCAGGGTCCAGTTTCTTTGCTTTAGAGAACGTTTATACACAGTTGCACAGCTCCATCAGATTGCAAAAGACTTGTCCCTGAGGAGGGGTTTCGTGAATGCGTGTGCCACTAAAGTTCCCCTTGCCACTCCTACCCACCTTATGGTACCACACAGTTCCTGTAGCTACTATGGTAATAATAATCAATTATGGAAGCAGTGCAGCCACTAAAGCATATTCCTGAACTTCAACCTATTGAATTCTCACAACAAAGTGGCTCACTTTTGTCTGGCTTTAGTGCCCGTGATGTAGGGAAAGGAATGCTGCCTCTCATCCTACGGAAGGCTACAGCGCAGGAGTTCAGCCAGCTGCCTTGAACAGAGAGCTAATTGTCACTATGTGGGGTTtggaagggagtggggaaaatTGGGGTGCTCCTTATGGCTCCATTGAAAGCACCGAAGATGCCTAGCACATTGGAAAACTTACTCTTTACTCACAAACACTAGCATTTGTTGGCATCTCTTTGACAGCATCTGTGCTAGCATGGAATTGTTTTGAGCCAGTGCCGGAGTGGGATGAGGAGTCTCTGAGATTTTAGTTTCTTTAAAAGATGTCTTATTTTTCTTTAGAACTGGCGCTGCCCACCTTGTCGTGGAATCTGCAATTGTAGCTTCTGCAGACAGCGGGATGGCCGGTGTGCTACTGGTGTGCTGGTTTATTTGGCCAAGTATCATGGCTATAACAATGTTCATGCTTACTTAAACAGGTAATTGCTATTTTTTTGCACGGTCCAGTTTTGTGGATTAGGCAAGGGTCTGAAAGCCAGGAATGGAGAAATCCTGGCTTCTCCACTGAATTGCTTTGAAGTCTTAGTTAGGTAAATCTCTTATCCTCAGACCTGTCATCTGTGAAATTGAGATGATCTCAGAAGGATCTCATGGGAATTGATTGTTACTACTTAGTAATGTGCCAAAGTGGTGTACAGTGTAAACACTAAGTACTTATTCTGCTGGCAGTGAAGTTCAGTTATTACGTAGTCCCACAGCTTTCAAACTATATCTAAACTGAATGGAAATTAAATTCTCTAATGGATCAATCTGTTTTTCTTGAAATTAAAACTGGTTCCTCTTTGTATTTTGCAGTCTGAAACGTGAACTTGAAATGGAAGATTGAGGTTGTGATGGGTTGTCAGTGGCACCTTTCTATAGTCATGTGCTCTTTCATCCATGTCAGACTTCGTGTGCAGTTAATTGTTCAAACATCTGAGGATTTTAATCCCAGGGTGATCAAcgttttctttttttcaagtaAAAAGGGACACAGATTTTTTCAAGATAATCAAAAGCTTTTCGGCAAATCATGTAGAGTCCTTAAATATTGTTGGATAggctttttctttcccctttctgttCTTACACAGTCTGGCTAGCAtccacattttttcccccttcctccctggatCAGGAAGTGAGACTTGACTTGGCTTTAAACTGATAGCGTCTTATTCACACAGTTGCCCTTGCTGCAGTTTTTATCCACAGTTAACAGTTATTGAAAAtgttaaatgcatttaaaatattaatagctGTGTTTCTCATGGACCTAAATGGAAATGTACATGTTAATCCTTGGCCTGGTGAAACTGGTTAACTTCTGTCTCATTAAAATTTAAGATTATTTCAGGAAGAGTAACAGTAGCAAATGGAAGCTGAAACCTTTTAGGTGCAGTGATAGATCTGCTTTAAAATTAGCAACTCCAAAATCTTCACAAAGTCCCTGAAGTTTAAAGAGGAAAAACTTACTTGAGATTGTTTTGAAAACTTATTTACAATTCGTAGATTTCCAGCATTTGGTTTTATAGAGTGCTCAGAAGTGcaaaacagtgggggcaaaaatgcTTCATAAATAAGGAATTAATATAAACGTTTAAAGTTTCCAGAGTGACAAAATGGGTAAAAATACAACTGAAAGACTACTTCTGAGTAGTCAAAAATCTTGATGGGCTCTGTTGATATCTTCCTTTGTGATGTGAGCATGGAACACTGTTGAAACCTTCTAGGGCAGCCACACTTTTCCTCACTGAACTAgtactggtgcagctccactgataaTAGCAATGATGGCAATGCTAATGTGAGTTGACAACAGTAATGGAAAATGACTGCACCCTGTTTATATTAGTGTTTCCACTATTGCTGTCAATAGTGATGCTGCATCAGTGCAAAGTCAGGAGTGAGACAGTACTAGTATGTAAGTGCAAAACCTCAATTAGGCATACAGGCAGAAGGTCAGTTCGAGAAGCTTATTTAATCAGTCACAAATGAGGTTGCAAGATCAAATGTAATAAATCATATGTACTGCTTTTAGAACTTTATGGACAAATGGTCTCTAGCCATTTGGAAATGGAGcctgaattttcttttattttttaagagcCAGTGGTAAAGCCCATAGTTAGGCTGGACCCTGTCTTGTACGAAACACATCTAGCTATGTAGTGCAACTCAGATTTGGATAacaaagtcttttaaaaagaaattaaatatccTGACTGATGGGGTATTAAATGAGGCTTACAACCCTTTTTGCTAAAGGCTAAAAAGTAATAGTCTAGGAGTGCAGATGTAATGATTGAATATATTTTGGTAGCATTCACACATACTGTTGCCTGATCCTGAGCACAGTCTAGCTGTATTCCCACTTAAAGTGGTCTCAGCCTAGTTGTAGAACGTTATTTTGCATGACATGATTAATGAACCATAACTACAGCTAAAAGCAAGGACTTAAAGTTGAAAAGATCTAGTGTGCTGCATGGATGAGACCACTGTATACTTAAAGCAATGGAAAGAGCACTACATTGGCTGAACCAATGTAATTATGAAAATTATTGTATAGTTAGTGAAGACTTAGAATGTAATATTATAAATGAGATCAATCCCAAGTAGAATCATCTTGGATTTGTTGAGCCATAGCACTAGATATGGTCTTGGATCTTTCTGCTAGTAGGATATTTTATGCAACTTTTTTCTCTAGTGGTTTTTGCCCCTTACCACAATTCAGCACCTCCTACTGCAGCAAGGAACTATAGTAAGCTAGAGTGAGACTCTTCAAAGGCAATTAGGCATCCAACAACTCCCACTGCCTTTCATGACTGTCATTGTGTGTCTCTGAAAATCTCCGTCCTGCCTCCAgactttttcttttaactttgtcAAAGCTTGAACTGATGTATAGTCTAAGGTGGATAACACACTCACTCATCCTAAATAGAGCGAATATTTCCTTCTTGGTCAAAAATCTAAGGTTGATCTTTTGCATTTCATGAAGAGGGAACTATATGTGCTGTGATAATTCAGGTGACCTAAGGTGACCTGCGTTTTGAGTTGCTAAGCTGTGTAAGTATTTCTGAAAGGTTTGTATGAAGACAAGACTTTAATGCCCACCTTAAACATGTCATGTGAATAAATGTTGTAACTGGATCATTGGATCTATGAAGTGCTTCTGtacaaaattttattttgataataaAAGCTTTGTCAAGAGTTTCTGCCTTGTTTTTTGTTAACATTCAGTCTTACGTAGGTTATATTGTgcatgcttgcttgcttttttgttggtttttgctGGTTGGGTTAATGTTTATGCTAAAGTTTACTgcagaattaaagaaaaatatcaacaTGGCCAACTACTCATTCTCAAAATAGAACGGCTTCCACTTTGTATAAGATCCCATGTGTAGCTGTTGGTGTGAAAGCCGTTTGATTAGAGAAGTCTTCCTAATTAATCTCCCCACACCTCACACGCAGTGACATTGTCTAATTTTCCTTCTTGCCCCCAAAGATGTAGCTTCCTTCGTTGCTTATATATAAAGCTGCAAGTTGTATAAACTCATCCTTAAGCCAATACAAGAATTGGCTTTGTTTACTGTAGTAGAAGGTGACGTTGTTTTAGTTTGTATGCAAAAGACTATTATTGCTACTTGTAGATCAATTGCTAGATAGTTTAATTTTAAGTAATAGTGCATTTGTACAGTATGCATCCAGCAAACCAGGAATGAGCAGTGCCCAGCTCTGGTAAAGCACTAGTATATTAGTATAGTGTTTCCCCTCCCCAACACGAGTGAAACTGGGCCTAGTATAAAAAGAAGATAGGGGAATGGGAATAACTGCAGTTACAGTGAGAGACCAGGAGAGGTaacctcttttattggacctacttctgttggggTGAGAAAAATTTATGCAGTGTTCTTATTCAGGTCTGGTGTGctactgcacactaaaagttccatacCGGGCTTTAACCTACCCATAAGTCAAAGCATACTATTGAACTTACTCTGCAGTACCAGGGTCAACACAGCCAATGAGAGAAAAGTGACATCTTTCCACACTCACTGCAGTCTGCAGCACATACATTAAAAGGCTTTAATTAAGTCTGGGCCAAGCTAACTCAGCTTCTTCACACACCTAATGTTCTGTAGGCCTTGCCTTAGTTTTTAAATGGAATGCCTACATGTAAGTGGAGCCTCTTAGTTTCGTTGTAAAaactgggcagtggggagggtgCTCACAAAAATAACAGGACTCACTGGTTCTGATGCTTTCAGAAAGAGTACCAGCTATATGTTCCCCTGGAATGTCCCGGGGAGTGcctgtaaatattttaatttacggCTGCATGGATTCTTAATCACTTCAAAGTTAAAGTTGCATTTGTTTTTGATAGTGATGCTGAAGTGAACATACAAActgagtatcttttgttttatttagttaCTAAGGACCAGCTTCACAAAAGTAGGGGCCGTTGTGGTACTCAAAATGACTCCTCAGCTGTTTCCTGAACCTGTCCCCAGCAGTAGGCATGCATACATCACCTAAGCATATATtctgtttactgtatttttcattccatgcgcccaatgaagtgggttttagcccatgaatgCTTGTGCCCaagtacatttgttagtctctgaggtgctacaaggactcctagtagcttttgctgatacagacgaacacggctgctgctctgaaacctaaacaCTGACAGTATCCCACAGCTAAGGAGATGCTCATAGCCCTAGCGAAAGCCAAATCCCCACAGGTTCGGAAGCGGGATTCTCAAACTTGGTGTTCCCCCGGCCTATTTTGTCAGGCATGAGATGTGTCACCCAGACTAACGATTAGGGCACTCTTAGGGTGTATGTGGAAGACCCAATGTCAAATCCTGCTCTGACTGATCTGATGCTGGGGCTTGAAGCAGGTCTTGAAGTAAGTGCCAAAACGACTAAGGTATGTGGGGTAggtccctcaatctctcctgttgatgctTTTCCACATAATATAATTATTCATTAGGTACTACAAAACTCAGCCTTGCAACTTTTATGGTACTAGCCCAAAAGTAATGTGCAGTATTTGATGTTACAGTGGgcccttaaaaaaaattcaatctaGTTCTAGTCAGAGGATCTGTTCTAGTGCTAGTCCCCAATTAAATATAGAGCTTCTCTGTAAACCAGAATTAAATTTTAAGTGCTCTGGCTGCAATCTTGCTGGAGTCTCTCTCCATAAAGCTTATTAACCATATTTAGCAATGGGAGAAATTACATTTCCTATTGCTCTAGCCTATTTTTAATTGCCTTTGGTTtgtgagctgcatgtggctcttctACAGTTAAAGTACAGTTTGCAGCACCCACCCCCATACCcttccattctccacctaccagaccaTGTGGTGGGGGAGCTCAGgccctctgccttgcagcagggtcGTGGGGGTAGGTCCTTCTGCCCATAGGGGAGGAgtgggtctcagggcttcagctcctCAGGGTGTGCCTGCCAGGGGTCGGGGCTTCAGGagaagcagggctgaagccctgagccctggcaggctgCCCCAGCTCTTGAATATCTAAAGAATGTGGTAGGTGGCCTGGAGGGTCAGTAAGTCTGACCACCCCTGGGTTATCGTGTGAATACCAGTGTTGACCATGACTCACCAAGAAAAAAATGCTCTCAAACTCACATTTCCTTTTTTGTACACTTAAAGAAAAATGGTCACActggaaagggggtgggaggtgggggtggaattACTTAGCCAGTGGTTTTTCCTTTGGATTTGGGAAGAGTTTTTTTCACACCTGCCATCTTAatgcacattcctgctttttcctGCAGGGAAGCCTTTAATCTGGTGAAgacttttggtttgttttttttaacctaattttCTTGGAAATGATGGTGATTAGGTATAATGCTGAAAGTGTAACAAGTATGAGGGTCCAAAACTCTTGCTACAATTATAACTTAGTTTGGTTAACTAATCAggctgtagtgtgtgtgtgtgtgtgtctttttgtaggTACAAAACTGCCCCTGCAAACTCAGGGTCTTGCTGATGACTAGGCCTGCAAAAAATTCTGGGCACAGAATACTTGCTGGGCCCCTCGTAAGTCTCTGAGGGCATGGTTatgctatagtggcacagctatggtgctgcagctttgctgctgtagtatagatgcttcctacatctaTAGAAGGGGTTTGTCTGTTGATGTAATTAACCCATCTGTTTAAGTGGCAGTAGCTAGGCGAACGGAAGAATCCTTCTGGCAATGTAGCTGCAGGTATACTGGGGGGcgaggttgacctaactacaatgttaagcacaCACAATTTTCACAGCTCTGTGAGCCATAGACGGGGCCTGACTCTCTGTGCCTGAGATCCCCAGGTGGGGATAATAAGCACGTCCCTACCTCGTAAGGGAATTTTACGGACAACTAAATTAAATAtagtgagatgctcagatactacagtagtgGCATCTGTGTCCAGGGATGCCAACCTGATTTGCCAGTACAATCATATATTCAGAGATGTTAAAGGCCAGAGGGGATCGTTAGATCACCTAGGCTGATCTCcattataacacaggccagagaatttcatccagttttaCCCTGTAATGACCTCAATAaattgtgtttggctaaagcatatcttccataAGCtcttctcctgtttatgcattggtgctggaactaggggtgctgatgCACCCGACCTGGCTTGatgtttggttcaatggctgtcagcacccttcccctcccactacCAGAATTGTTCCAATACCCCTGCTTTACAGTTTGAATGCAAACTTGTATTTGCAGAGTTGAGGCCCTCTTAAAAATCAGTCCCTCTCAGCTTAATGATTTTTTCGTCAAGGCTGAAAGTCCCTCCACTCTCAACCTGGAAATAATGCCCTTAATATTTTGTTCACCTTCCAAGTATAGGCCATGTACCTATGCCCGGTCTCTAGCAAGCTGAATAAACTCATCTTTGTATTTCTTAGTGACATCCATTGTTCAGTCTGTTTTATCTAAAGATCATTCATTTTTATGGGATATGGTAGCCTCTGCATTACAAACAAAATTTTTTGAATTGAATCACTCTGTCTAGGTATCCTACTGGTCTCTAGACTTCTACAACATGCAAGTTTGTGTAACACTTTAATGTTAATAGTCTGTGTTTGCACCATAACTGTGAGGAAAAATCTTGACGAGGAAAAGGGGTTGTATTTTGGGTAGCTAAGCCGGACCTAAGTTCAACGTTTTCCCTAGTGCACATAAAGAGTAACACTTTTAGGTTGATGAGGGTAGCCTAAGATCCTGCCTGCAATCGGGCCTCTTACGTATCTTCAGAAAAGTAGCACCAAATTAGCTGCAATATATAGATGCCTACTTCAGAGGAGCTTTCTAAGCAGGTCTTATTTACATGCTGGTAAGTCAGGCTGTGGGGCAATTCTGACTAAGAAATCAATAACTCCACTGCAATCAATGGAGTGTAAGTTaaaacagaatctggccctcaggaaTCAAATCTAATTTAATGTAACATTGGCGGtaaggggacttgcagaaggtaACAGGAGGCAGCATTTTAAACTCTCTCACATTTACTTAGCCTCGACTTTGAGATTGTCCTAATAGGTGGATGAAAGGGACGCTATCAATTTgaaatgaacaatttaaaaaaaaaaaaagcacttttagGTACGTCAGCTGCATATCGTCACCCTGCTAATTTTTGTGGATTTATTATAATTTTCTTAGTTTAAATGggcttttttttgttgtgtgaAATACTGATGCAAGTAACACAGACTTCATGAGGCAACACTAAAATTGCATTAGACAGTGCTTTGTTGAAAGAAAACAGGAACGTATTCTTTAATTTGTATCTGTTACATACGAAAACTGACCTTTTTAAGTTTAAATCCTTatgctgaagtgctttgacaTATATACTAACATGCCCTTACTGTTGGCATGGGATTGTTGAAATGGGCTCAAATGATGTCAGAAAGTAGAGTAGAGAAGATTGCTTTATAGCCTTGATATGTGTTTTAGTGTACGCCATATTTCTGTACTTCTAAATCTGTAAGCAAGGCAGAAAGTTTAATTAAATTGATTACATCTAAAAGCGAACTAAACATATTATGTTATTGTTGGCCCATAAGTGTTGGTCTTCTACCTGCATTGTTAGGTCCCACATTGTTTAGTTTCACTGATTTacaagctaaaataaaataaaaatagactaaACCAAACTGCTTTGGCAGGGGCTAGAACACAGTGAGTGCAAACACAGTGGAGCACTCTTCTTTGACACCAAAATACACAGCTATGATccctttttctttattaatgaGCAGTATTTTACTTTTTGCAACAGATACACCAATTTCTGTTTCAACCATCTGTTCCTTGACAATTGACACTTTAGAGGTCTAGCTGTTACTGAATAGCCATTGATATGAATACAGTAAattctttacaaaataaaaatcaatagtcACTGACATACTGCGTATTGAGGGAAATAATTGTTTATGGCACTCAGCTTAAG of the Dermochelys coriacea isolate rDerCor1 chromosome 11, rDerCor1.pri.v4, whole genome shotgun sequence genome contains:
- the CDCA7 gene encoding cell division cycle-associated protein 7 isoform X1, whose amino-acid sequence is MTSRYKNRARPAAGSMDPFGMQQADLSGKKNFIAFRNMKLIPMETSSSDDSCDSFGSDNFANTKPKFRSDITEELAKIFCEDSDDDSFCGFSESEIQNVLKLESDSKENDLRAKEKLQYRRHERRSIPLKVAMKFPTRRSKRGKSEIASPPEIQPSALDSDSEEKGPKFLEKRALNIKENKAMLAKLMAELKNVPGIFTGRRSLSTTSPRPKRAPRSSFPQNALRRNPDRISRPHTRSRSLIDGPTTPLQEEEDDDRYSLVRRRKLSDEYSEQEIRTPRRSRPGAMALPHIVRPVEEITEEELDNICETARDKVYNQVMGSTCHQCRQKTIDTKTNCRNPDCVGVRGQFCGPCLRNRYGEDVRTALLDPNWRCPPCRGICNCSFCRQRDGRCATGVLVYLAKYHGYNNVHAYLNSLKRELEMED
- the CDCA7 gene encoding cell division cycle-associated protein 7 isoform X2, encoding MTSRYKNRARPAAGSMDPFGMQQADLSGKKNFIAFRNMKLIPMETSSSDDSCDSFGSDNFANTKLESDSKENDLRAKEKLQYRRHERRSIPLKVAMKFPTRRSKRGKSEIASPPEIQPSALDSDSEEKGPKFLEKRALNIKENKAMLAKLMAELKNVPGIFTGRRSLSTTSPRPKRAPRSSFPQNALRRNPDRISRPHTRSRSLIDGPTTPLQEEEDDDRYSLVRRRKLSDEYSEQEIRTPRRSRPGAMALPHIVRPVEEITEEELDNICETARDKVYNQVMGSTCHQCRQKTIDTKTNCRNPDCVGVRGQFCGPCLRNRYGEDVRTALLDPNWRCPPCRGICNCSFCRQRDGRCATGVLVYLAKYHGYNNVHAYLNSLKRELEMED